From the genome of Spodoptera frugiperda isolate SF20-4 chromosome 23, AGI-APGP_CSIRO_Sfru_2.0, whole genome shotgun sequence, one region includes:
- the LOC118266618 gene encoding CD63 antigen: protein MTRNNLEVGMKCIKYMLLCITAIFVLTSALIISVGTTIYAIYHDVSFFLEDRFFSPASFVIAIGIIMLFVSLFGCIGALKESTCLVNIFAVILSLVFVLEIAAAIAAYSLRSQVTGMLDENLRTTLPYYYHNEEVRGSYDFIQSRLSCCGVDSYADWSVVTPPPGVSSISSNNVSVPNSCCARSRYDFIDGVEVDVCTEIYVNGCLPRMFYLVYQSAGLLGAGAMTIAFIQIIGIVFSFSLASSIRKAKSERERRRWEIQERMVNAYTSLNPSDEKKASQPVVYVPFHGQTTA from the exons CTAACATCAGCGCTAATAATCTCAGTGGGCACTACGATCTACGCGATCTACCACGATGTCTCCTTCTTCCTGGAAGACCGGTTCTTCTCACCAGCCAGCTTCGTCATCGCCATCGGCATCATCATGCTGTTCGTCTCTCTCTTCGGATGTATCGGCGCGCTGAAGGAGAGCACCTGCTTGGTCAATATT TTTGCAGTCATCCTCAGTCTGGTATTCGTCCTGGAGATCGCAGCAGCTATTGCAGCGTACAGCCTCCGGTCGCAAGTGACCGGCATGCTGGATGAGAACCTGAGGACCACACTGCCTTACTACTACCACAACGAGGAAGTCCGCGGGTCCTATGACTTCATTCAGAGCAGA CTGAGCTGCTGCGGAGTAGACAGCTACGCTGACTGGAGCGTGGTGACCCCTCCCCCtggagtctccagcatctccagCAACAACGTCTCCGTCCCCAATTCCTGCTGTGCCAGGTCCCGTTACGACTTTATTGATGGCGTTGAGGTCGACGTCTGCACTGAGATCTACGTCAATGGATGCCTCCCCAGAATGTTCTACTTGGTCTACCAGAGCGCTGGTCTTTTGGGCGCCGGAGCCATGACTATTGCTTTCATTCag ATTATTGGCATTGTGTTCTCGTTCTCATTGGCAAGTTCCATCCGCAAGGCGAAATCTGAACGCGAACGCAGACGGTGGGAAATCCAAGAACGTATGGTCAACGCCTACACCTCGCTCAACCCCAGCGATGAGAAAAAAGCAAGCCAGCCCGTTGTCTATGTCCCGTTCCATGGACAAACTACCGCTTAG